The Natronoarchaeum mannanilyticum genome includes the window CGGACCGGGACGCGCTCGCGGACGCGCTGGCACGGGTTCGCGCGGAGTGGACGCTGAGCGGCGCCGCGGACCACGACGCCAGCGAGGCGCTCTACCTGACCGACCCCGAGGGCAACGGGATCGAACTGTACTGCGACCGACCGCGCGAGGAGTGGCCCCGCGTCGAGGACGGCCGGGTCGACATCGGCACCGCACCGCTGGATATGGACTCGCTGGCGGGCGGCGACGCCGACGCCGCGCTCCCGCGGGGGACCGACGTGGGGCACGTCCACCTGGAGGTGTCGACGCTCGCGCCCTCGCGGTCGTTCTACGTCGACGCGCTGGGCTTTGACGTCTCGGGGACGTTCGACGACGGCGCCGCCTTCCTCGCGGCCGGCGACTACCACCACCACCTGGCGCTCAACACCTGGAACGGCCGGACCGAGCCCGTCAGCGAGCACCGGGGGCTGGTCGGGT containing:
- a CDS encoding VOC family protein → MGTDELPSGTRMGRVRLRVNDVDEQVEFYRRVVGVPTVDRGDGRATLRAGEETLLELIEDPEAPDRPRSAAGLFHVAIRVPDRDALADALARVRAEWTLSGAADHDASEALYLTDPEGNGIELYCDRPREEWPRVEDGRVDIGTAPLDMDSLAGGDADAALPRGTDVGHVHLEVSTLAPSRSFYVDALGFDVSGTFDDGAAFLAAGDYHHHLALNTWNGRTEPVSEHRGLVGFDVVVPDAEAMAATRRRLEGHSVAVERRGDHLRIEDPDGIGVRVTTG